Proteins encoded within one genomic window of Crocosphaera sp. UHCC 0190:
- a CDS encoding malic enzyme-like NAD(P)-binding protein, with translation MANLNPNASYSLALSIELPNIAGTLSNVTQAIAGAGGSLGQISLIEHTLKITRREITIDASSEEHAEKIVSAVREIPNVKIIKVSDRTFELHRQGKITVNSRLPLTSQSDLAMAYTPGVGRICKAIASEPSKVYELTIKNNTVAVVTDGSAVLGLGNLGPEAALPVMEGKAMLFKEFGKIDAFPICLATQDTEEIIETVKRIAPVFGGVNLEDISAPRCFEIERRLKQELDIPVFHDDQHGTAIVTLAALFNALKLVQKSLESVRIVINGAGAAGVAIASLLRAAGATTIWLCDSKGILSNSRTDLNPQKQAYAVNASGSLADAMKGADIFLGVSAPGVVTPEMVKSMNKDPIVFAMANPIPEIQPELVTDDVAVMATGRSDYPNQINNVLAFPGVFRGALDCRAKTITEHMCLEAAKAIASLVTSNNLDREHIIPSVFDERVSPAVASAVQLAARQDGVATQ, from the coding sequence ATGGCCAATCTCAACCCGAATGCAAGTTATAGCCTCGCGTTAAGCATTGAATTACCTAATATTGCTGGAACCCTCTCCAATGTTACCCAAGCGATCGCTGGAGCAGGGGGAAGCTTAGGGCAAATTTCTCTGATTGAACACACCCTAAAAATTACCCGCAGAGAAATTACCATCGATGCTTCGAGCGAAGAACACGCCGAGAAAATTGTCTCAGCAGTTCGAGAAATTCCCAATGTTAAAATTATCAAGGTTTCTGACCGTACCTTTGAACTCCATCGTCAGGGAAAAATCACCGTTAATAGTCGTCTTCCCTTGACCTCCCAATCTGATCTGGCTATGGCCTATACCCCAGGGGTAGGACGAATTTGTAAAGCGATCGCCAGTGAACCTTCCAAGGTCTATGAACTCACCATCAAAAATAACACGGTAGCTGTCGTCACTGATGGCAGTGCGGTCTTAGGCTTAGGAAACTTAGGCCCCGAAGCTGCTTTACCCGTCATGGAAGGAAAAGCCATGTTATTCAAAGAATTTGGCAAAATTGATGCTTTTCCTATCTGTTTAGCTACCCAAGACACGGAAGAAATCATCGAAACGGTGAAACGCATTGCCCCAGTCTTTGGAGGCGTTAATCTCGAAGATATTTCTGCTCCCCGTTGCTTTGAAATTGAACGAAGACTCAAGCAAGAATTAGATATTCCCGTCTTCCATGATGACCAACATGGGACAGCTATTGTCACCCTAGCTGCCCTATTTAATGCCCTAAAATTAGTCCAGAAGTCCCTAGAATCGGTGCGAATTGTGATTAATGGGGCGGGGGCTGCAGGAGTGGCCATTGCCTCTTTATTGCGGGCTGCGGGGGCAACCACCATCTGGTTATGCGACTCTAAAGGCATTCTTTCTAACTCCCGCACCGACTTAAACCCCCAAAAACAAGCCTATGCTGTTAATGCCAGTGGCTCTTTAGCAGATGCGATGAAGGGGGCAGATATATTTTTAGGAGTGAGTGCGCCTGGAGTTGTCACCCCAGAGATGGTCAAGTCGATGAACAAAGATCCCATTGTCTTTGCTATGGCTAACCCCATCCCTGAAATTCAGCCAGAATTGGTCACAGATGACGTGGCAGTCATGGCAACGGGACGCAGTGACTATCCTAACCAAATCAACAATGTGTTAGCCTTCCCTGGGGTATTTCGGGGGGCCCTAGACTGTCGGGCCAAAACCATCACCGAGCATATGTGTTTAGAAGCAGCCAAAGCGATCGCCTCTTTGGTAACATCAAATAACTTGGATCGAGAACATATTATTCCTTCGGTCTTTGATGAACGGGTTTCCCCTGCGGTGGCCAGTGCGGTACAACTAGCCGCCCGTCAAGATGGGGTCGCCACTCAGTAG
- a CDS encoding SWIM zinc finger family protein — protein sequence MTRADLLNNQDPNLPQQEWWVQRWLELLDSYRFKKRLERARIYAREGNVLSIEFEGAQVLAKVQGSEVEPYQVSLSLAPFTDEDWNYVMQTLSEKAIFSAQLLAGEMPNNIERVFTQNGLSIFPFQLSDVRSYCTCPDKANPCKHIGAIYYQLADRFSEDPFVIFQLRGRSKAQILEGLRELRCRQIEETGSKIEETYQKEAKKSNKKTKITEPSHELDLRAFWQYAQPLDPSLVVIVPPSDGQTVLDVLGRIPLAHEEAKIVKDHLQQVYQTVSQQAMIAALNVNSDH from the coding sequence ATGACAAGAGCAGATTTATTAAATAATCAAGATCCGAATTTACCTCAACAAGAATGGTGGGTGCAACGTTGGTTAGAATTATTAGATTCTTATCGGTTTAAAAAACGGTTGGAAAGGGCGAGAATTTATGCTAGAGAAGGCAATGTTCTGAGTATTGAGTTTGAGGGAGCGCAAGTTTTAGCGAAAGTTCAAGGCAGCGAAGTGGAACCCTATCAAGTTTCCCTTTCCCTTGCTCCTTTTACTGATGAAGACTGGAATTATGTGATGCAAACTTTATCAGAAAAAGCGATTTTTTCCGCCCAACTTTTAGCGGGAGAAATGCCGAATAATATTGAAAGGGTTTTTACCCAAAATGGCTTAAGTATTTTTCCTTTTCAGTTGTCTGATGTTAGATCATATTGTACTTGTCCCGATAAAGCAAACCCCTGTAAACATATTGGGGCAATTTATTATCAATTAGCTGATCGTTTTAGTGAAGATCCCTTTGTTATTTTTCAATTAAGAGGCAGATCAAAAGCGCAAATTTTAGAAGGTTTACGGGAATTACGTTGTCGTCAGATAGAAGAAACTGGCAGTAAGATAGAAGAAACCTATCAAAAAGAAGCTAAGAAAAGTAACAAAAAGACTAAAATTACTGAGCCATCTCATGAGTTAGATCTAAGAGCATTTTGGCAGTATGCTCAACCTTTAGATCCCTCTTTAGTGGTTATTGTTCCGCCTTCAGATGGCCAAACAGTTTTAGATGTTTTAGGGCGAATTCCTTTAGCTCATGAGGAGGCAAAAATTGTTAAAGATCATCTACAACAAGTCTATCAAACTGTTAGTCAACAGGCAATGATAGCAGCTTTAAATGTTAATAGTGATCATTAA
- a CDS encoding flagellar biosynthesis protein FlgM — MDLTQEKINHWLIPRQRNILRPGTDQVPTQILVGIYTLDLAKINEVEQTFYIDFYLGLQWHDPRLDPQLYNQSLPIYQRNLDEVWHPNIHIINQRQLTKELDEIVHVNPEGIVTYRQRFYGELATTLDLKRFPFDEQLIKIELISFSYSPEEINFLGADALNGINNEISLVNWSVQDISTHIHSHYIQPEQRNYAQFDYQIKVKRYSSFYAWRVLLPVALIVFMSDLVFWLEPSQIIPQITLATATMVSLITYQFVLRQELPRMAYLTAEDKVIVGSMLLVFLALIESVTSINLVAEGYHDLALSLDAMLRWLVPLLFTALAAFAFWV, encoded by the coding sequence ATGGATCTCACCCAAGAAAAGATCAATCATTGGCTTATTCCTCGTCAAAGAAACATTCTTCGACCTGGTACTGATCAAGTTCCCACTCAAATTTTAGTGGGCATTTATACCCTTGATTTGGCAAAAATTAATGAAGTTGAACAAACATTTTATATCGACTTTTATTTAGGATTACAATGGCATGATCCGCGTCTAGATCCCCAACTCTATAATCAGTCTTTACCCATTTATCAACGAAATCTTGATGAAGTTTGGCATCCCAATATTCATATTATTAACCAACGTCAATTAACCAAAGAACTCGATGAAATTGTTCATGTTAATCCCGAAGGAATTGTGACCTATCGACAGCGATTTTATGGAGAATTAGCCACAACTCTCGATCTGAAACGCTTTCCTTTTGATGAACAACTAATCAAAATTGAACTAATTTCTTTCAGCTATTCTCCAGAAGAAATTAACTTTTTAGGGGCAGATGCCCTGAATGGGATTAATAATGAAATATCCTTAGTTAATTGGTCTGTTCAAGACATTAGTACCCATATTCATTCCCATTATATTCAACCAGAACAACGAAATTATGCCCAGTTTGATTATCAAATAAAAGTCAAACGCTATTCTAGTTTTTATGCTTGGCGTGTCCTGTTACCAGTGGCTTTAATTGTCTTTATGTCTGACTTGGTTTTTTGGTTGGAACCCAGCCAAATTATTCCTCAAATTACTTTAGCAACTGCCACCATGGTTAGTTTAATTACTTATCAATTTGTGCTGCGTCAAGAATTACCCCGAATGGCTTATTTAACCGCCGAAGATAAGGTAATTGTTGGCTCAATGTTATTAGTTTTTCTTGCCTTAATAGAATCTGTTACCAGTATTAATTTAGTGGCAGAAGGCTATCATGATTTAGCCTTATCTCTTGATGCAATGTTACGCTGGTTAGTTCCTTTGTTATTCACCGCTTTAGCTGCTTTTGCATTTTGGGTTTGA
- a CDS encoding M15 family metallopeptidase — protein MKNEQKTIGQPDPIDDIPEALRDSPSHSSLSQPKLGLIISGMIGVGVVVLASFLMLRPSSQPSVTSSVTPPVKASPSPEAIENILGHLPYQEAPPSELKSITTDGRIKLRSNAAESFRKMQRDARAKGVILTPISGFRTVAEQEYLFFEVKRQRNQETRKRAEVSAPPKYSEHHTGYAIDIGDGNVPASNLSQSFEQTAAFRWLENHAAQYSFELSFPKNNAQGISYEPWHWRYVGDPDSLEMFYKARNLPAKSSNQGAN, from the coding sequence ATGAAAAATGAGCAAAAAACCATCGGGCAACCAGACCCCATCGATGACATTCCTGAAGCCTTACGAGATAGCCCAAGCCATTCATCTCTATCACAACCAAAACTAGGGTTAATAATCTCAGGAATGATTGGGGTGGGGGTGGTGGTTTTGGCCAGTTTCTTGATGCTACGTCCTTCCTCCCAACCTTCAGTCACTTCTTCTGTGACTCCCCCTGTTAAAGCGAGTCCTTCTCCTGAAGCGATCGAAAATATTTTAGGTCATTTACCTTATCAAGAAGCTCCCCCATCAGAATTAAAATCGATTACGACTGATGGACGGATTAAATTAAGAAGTAATGCTGCCGAAAGTTTTCGGAAAATGCAGCGAGACGCGAGAGCAAAGGGCGTTATTTTAACCCCTATTTCTGGATTTAGAACTGTTGCTGAGCAAGAATATTTATTTTTTGAGGTGAAACGTCAACGCAATCAAGAAACTCGTAAACGGGCGGAAGTGAGTGCGCCACCAAAGTATAGTGAACATCATACAGGGTATGCCATTGATATTGGAGATGGTAATGTTCCGGCCAGCAATCTTAGTCAGAGTTTTGAACAAACGGCGGCCTTTCGTTGGCTAGAAAATCATGCCGCACAATACAGCTTTGAACTCTCTTTTCCTAAAAATAATGCTCAAGGCATTAGCTATGAACCTTGGCACTGGCGATATGTAGGCGATCCTGATAGTTTAGAAATGTTTTATAAGGCGAGAAATTTACCAGCAAAATCTTCTAATCAGGGAGCTAATTAA
- a CDS encoding DUF167 domain-containing protein, whose amino-acid sequence MKLQVKVKPNAKQQKIEESADGSLIISLKSPPVDGKANRELIEILAKRFNVSKSQILIKSGASSRHKLIDIETRNEEI is encoded by the coding sequence ATGAAACTTCAAGTCAAAGTTAAACCCAACGCCAAACAGCAAAAAATTGAAGAATCTGCTGATGGAAGTTTAATCATTTCTTTAAAATCTCCCCCTGTTGATGGCAAAGCGAATCGTGAATTAATCGAAATCTTAGCCAAACGGTTTAATGTTTCTAAATCCCAAATTTTAATTAAATCTGGGGCATCTTCTCGTCATAAATTGATTGATATTGAGACACGAAATGAAGAGATTTAA
- a CDS encoding ATP synthase subunit I: protein MPLTESQTQTAETVSDDTDSMKDYYQLQRTLLLLSLVFTGIIFICVWIFYSLNLALNYLLGACVGIIYLKLLAGEVEKIGTSGQRVGGKGLALVAAMIIVASQWQELHIVPVFLGFLTYKVAIIAYTIQSVMAPEPKSE, encoded by the coding sequence ATGCCATTGACTGAATCCCAAACCCAAACAGCCGAAACGGTTTCAGACGATACTGATTCCATGAAAGACTACTATCAGCTACAACGCACTTTGTTGCTGTTGAGCTTGGTTTTCACCGGAATTATTTTTATCTGCGTCTGGATCTTCTATTCTCTTAATTTAGCTCTTAATTACCTGTTGGGGGCTTGTGTCGGCATTATTTACTTGAAATTGCTGGCCGGAGAAGTGGAAAAAATCGGCACATCAGGTCAAAGGGTTGGCGGTAAAGGACTTGCTTTAGTCGCCGCCATGATCATTGTAGCTAGTCAATGGCAAGAACTGCACATCGTCCCAGTTTTCCTGGGATTTTTGACCTATAAAGTCGCCATCATCGCCTACACAATACAAAGTGTTATGGCTCCAGAGCCAAAAAGCGAGTAA
- the atpB gene encoding F0F1 ATP synthase subunit A, which translates to MTMLDGSRILDTLPLAALEVGKHWYWEIGNLKLHGQVFLASWFVIALLVIASLAAKPKEGQMVPGGMQNFMEYVLEFLRDLAKNQLGEKHYRQWLPFIGTLFLFIFVSNWSGALIPWKLIEIPEGELAAPTNDINTTVALALLTSLAYFYAGLSKKGLGYFANYIQPIPILLPIKILEDFTKPLSLSFRLFGNILADELVVGVLVFLVPLLVPLPLMALGLFTSAIQALVFATLAGAYIHEAIESEEEEEHG; encoded by the coding sequence ATGACAATGTTAGATGGTTCACGCATTTTAGATACCTTACCCCTAGCTGCCTTAGAAGTAGGTAAGCACTGGTACTGGGAAATTGGCAACTTAAAATTACACGGGCAGGTATTTCTCGCCTCCTGGTTTGTCATTGCCCTGTTGGTCATCGCCTCCCTTGCTGCCAAGCCGAAAGAAGGTCAAATGGTTCCAGGTGGAATGCAAAATTTCATGGAATACGTTCTAGAATTTTTGCGGGACTTAGCGAAAAACCAACTGGGAGAAAAGCACTATCGGCAATGGTTGCCCTTTATCGGGACGCTATTTTTGTTTATTTTTGTCTCCAACTGGTCAGGGGCCCTCATTCCTTGGAAACTGATTGAGATTCCTGAAGGGGAATTAGCCGCACCAACCAACGACATTAATACAACTGTTGCCCTGGCACTGCTTACCTCTCTAGCGTACTTTTACGCGGGCTTGAGTAAGAAAGGATTAGGATATTTTGCCAACTATATCCAACCCATTCCCATTCTCCTACCCATTAAAATTTTAGAAGATTTCACCAAGCCCCTCTCCCTAAGCTTCCGTCTGTTTGGTAACATCTTAGCTGATGAACTGGTGGTGGGCGTTCTTGTATTTTTAGTCCCCTTATTGGTGCCATTACCCCTAATGGCCTTAGGATTATTTACCAGTGCCATTCAAGCCCTAGTGTTTGCCACCTTAGCCGGGGCCTATATTCATGAGGCCATTGAGTCGGAAGAAGAAGAAGAACACGGGTAA
- a CDS encoding pentapeptide repeat-containing protein, giving the protein MKRNILSTLLIVTPLILASPVMAGNPAQVQKLLETGQCKACDLSNEDLRYAHLIGADLRDANLQGANLTEANLEGADLTGANLKGADLTGAMVTNASLNDANLDNVNFTQAMIYDADVTGASMENLNITNAQIYNTGIGIGGEEP; this is encoded by the coding sequence ATGAAACGCAACATTTTAAGCACATTATTAATCGTTACTCCCCTCATATTAGCCAGCCCAGTGATGGCCGGCAATCCAGCCCAGGTGCAAAAATTGTTAGAGACAGGGCAATGTAAAGCCTGTGATCTGTCTAATGAAGATTTAAGATATGCTCATTTAATCGGGGCAGACTTAAGGGATGCTAACCTACAAGGAGCTAACCTCACAGAAGCTAACCTAGAAGGGGCTGATTTAACGGGAGCCAACTTGAAAGGGGCTGATTTAACAGGGGCAATGGTGACTAATGCCAGCCTTAATGACGCTAATCTAGATAATGTTAACTTTACTCAAGCCATGATCTATGATGCCGATGTGACAGGAGCATCAATGGAAAATCTCAATATTACCAATGCTCAAATCTACAATACGGGGATTGGTATTGGAGGAGAAGAACCATAA
- a CDS encoding phytoene/squalene synthase family protein, which yields MNLRNNALKTLKETSRTFYIPISRLPDSLQDAVASAYLCMRAIDEVEDNPDLNNFTKAKILRQMSLNLQAARENSGVEDFSAGLMPYSHCLPDVTLRLGQWALLAPDSIAPRIWDATAAMADRMAYWAENNWTIRTEANLDQYTFSVAGAVGLLLSDLWAWYDGTQTNRTYAIGFGRGLQSVNIVRNHREDLRRGVNFIPQGWHIEDVHQYARRNLKLADLYTKSLPPGPALDFCKIPLALAYGTLEVMALGKEKLSRSDVMALVQQVTR from the coding sequence ATGAATTTACGAAATAATGCCCTGAAGACCCTTAAAGAAACGAGTCGAACCTTCTATATCCCGATTAGCCGTCTTCCAGATAGCTTACAGGATGCCGTTGCCTCTGCCTATCTGTGTATGCGTGCTATTGATGAAGTCGAAGACAACCCTGACCTCAATAACTTTACCAAAGCTAAAATCCTGCGCCAAATGAGCCTTAATTTACAGGCAGCTAGGGAAAACTCTGGGGTAGAGGATTTTTCGGCGGGATTGATGCCTTATAGTCATTGTCTACCAGATGTGACGCTACGGTTAGGACAATGGGCCTTACTGGCACCAGATTCCATCGCCCCCCGGATTTGGGATGCTACGGCGGCCATGGCCGATCGCATGGCCTATTGGGCCGAGAATAACTGGACAATCCGTACGGAAGCTAATTTAGATCAGTATACCTTCAGTGTGGCCGGGGCTGTTGGACTACTTTTATCCGATTTGTGGGCATGGTACGATGGCACCCAAACCAACCGAACCTATGCTATTGGGTTTGGTCGAGGATTACAGTCTGTTAACATTGTCCGTAATCATCGGGAAGACTTACGCCGTGGGGTGAACTTTATTCCCCAAGGATGGCACATTGAAGATGTTCATCAATACGCCCGTCGTAATCTCAAATTAGCGGATCTCTATACCAAATCTTTGCCCCCTGGCCCGGCTTTAGATTTCTGTAAAATTCCTCTAGCTTTGGCCTATGGAACTCTGGAAGTCATGGCCTTAGGGAAAGAAAAACTCAGTCGAAGCGATGTGATGGCCTTGGTACAACAAGTTACTCGCTAA